DNA sequence from the Vicia villosa cultivar HV-30 ecotype Madison, WI linkage group LG3, Vvil1.0, whole genome shotgun sequence genome:
cacacacacacacacacagagagAGAGTGTTGGGGTTGATATTGAAAATATATACATGTTGAAAAAGTCTCACATCGctaagttttgtaaaagaagagGGAGTCGAAGGCTATATATAGGACTAATTATCTTCTGAGCCTCGCATCGCTTAGTTTAGTGATGGAAGAGAGAGTCCAAGACTATATATAAGATTCAAGTTTTTCGTTACAAACTACAATAGTCAAAAACACTTTAAGCTTTTATTTGACTTTCGAgatatagttaaatatttgtttttgagGGTGTGGAACTGTGGATGTACTAGGAGTCCGAGGTAGTTGAGAGTATATTATgtattgtaacaattttcacatagtgttaaTCTTTGGCTATCACTCTACAACGGCAGGGATTATTTCTCTAGTTTTTTAGTTTTTACGTTATGTTCATGTGTTGTGATTGTGTTATTTTTTTCTATGCTTTAAATagtctaatttttttattcattgcAATTTAGTCTAGTTATAAAGTTCACTTAATCATATTTTTGACACAACCCTCTTGTCCTTGTAAAAACTCATTTACTATATTTAACTCCTGACAATTGACAAACACATATGAAATTAACTATGTTAACTTGGACAAATTTACATATAGCCAAATCCCATCCAATAATGCACAAAGTCATGACTCATGAGACAAATGTTGTTTTCTTATAAAGATATAATTATTACAAAGTAATGACATAATTCTATTTATATACATACATTAAATTTAAtgcatttatatatatacatatattaagACACTCTCAATGAGAATCCCAAACACGCATCTATACACCCACCCGGTATTAGACAAAAGTTAGGCAGcttattaaataaaaacaaataaataaaaaactataaggagataataatgattaattatgaataaaaaagcaaattatattaaataatatccTTTTCACATCATTTTTCTTCCTCTCACTATCTTCACCAAATTCTACCATCAGAAAGCGGCGTTGGGAATGGGAAACATCTGTTGTGGAAGTCTGAAACGGACTTGAGAAGCCGGTGATCGGACGGCGACGCCGTGCCAACAGATACCTCCCTTGCAAATGATCTCATCGTGGCTGTGACTAGGTGGATGGTGGCGGTTGAAGGCATACGTGGCTTTACGAGAGACGTCCCACGCCAGCGTTGATATTAGAATAAGGATCACCGCGGTGGTTGACATGATCAGAATAAAAGCACCGGTGAAGGTGCGACCGGAGAGAAAGCCGTAGAGCTTGATACAGACGATGATTGTAACATAGATTATCGTAAGGTTGCTGAGAACCGTGTCAGATAGCGCCATAACGAAGAGTGTAACAGTAGCGGTAGCAACTACTAGCAAAGGGTTTTTGAAGCGGTTGTGTTTATATGTTGCTGTCTTTTGCTTTGTGTAATGCTATATTTTGcactattttcttttcttttttttctttttctacttttttttttagtGACGAAGAAATACACACTTTTGGTGTACTCCACCAATCGATTTTAGGAACATCAATCAAATAGCTCCACGTGTCATCACTTGGGAATTTTTATTAGCCTCGGATATATATGGAATATAAAGAACATTTAATTTTGTTGACTcaactattattatatatttattcttaagagagaaaaaaaaagtaaaagtagACTATATTATAATAAAGGATATTATTAAAGTATTGGCTAATAATATTACAAATATTTctccaaaaaaataatattacaaataaaataaaattgttgttatttttatgattaatatttaatttgacaAAGATATTTGTGtaagaattttttttgaattgaGAATGTCGTTAATAGTAATATTGTGATGATAAACAAACATGACTACTCTATTTCTGAAACTTCTCAACTATCCTCAACTAATGATTTATTTAAGGTCATAATTGGACAAATAAATGTGATCATGACAAGTTCGATTTCATAATTCGAAACTTTATCTCTGACCAAACACAACTATTATGAGATATGTTCTTTGATATAGAATAGTCTTACCTAAGTGTGTTTAATTTCATGTTATTTTTTTGCTTTCCGCACTATTTCAATTATTTTCGCACTATTTCAATTATGCAAGTTTGTTTTTGTACTTTGATTTCTTAGGAACTTTTAATTAGTAAAAAGAGTGATGTTTTTCCTTCTTAAATAATTATTCGCTTATATTTACATATTTAAATGATCGTAATGTATTTTTACCCtcgttttttattttgataaatgaGAAGAAGTATACTCTTAGAGGAAGTAGATTATACTCTCTACTTAATTCAAGGAGAGATGACAACTAATATTTGATGATAACAACTAAAGTCAAGCATAAATTAGTCGTTAAAAATGCAACCAAATCAATATGCTTCACAAGTTGGATTCTCTGATGATGGCATTTAAATGGAATATAACTCAAGCTTCATCTCAAAGTAAAGCTCAAGCATGTGTCTATAAGATTGAAGTATATGAAAAGACTTGAAGTGTGTAATAGCTCGCTCTGGCAGGCATGAGAGAATAAAAGCTTAAGGGTCTTCTTGTAGAATTATACAACTAATCATACATatactaaaataatttttaacttatttttctcaagaaaatatttatataattgccTTAAAGTCGTTTCAGCTGATTTGGGAGCTGTCAGAAAAGCTCTGACCAAAATTTTCTTCCTGCCAATTGATAGGCACTTCAGCCAATTGATTGGGTTGGTGAAAAAATGTGCCATAAACGATTAGGACAACATCTTGATGGTTGGCAATAACTATATATCTTTTCTTGCCTTTTAAAATTTTCTAATCGATTATTTTTAGGCCAACCAATCGATTGGTATATGTGTCAATCGATTGACTCATTAATTCTGACcccaaaaaaaattttttttggtGTCAAactctagcctataaatagatgTCTCTTCCCTCATAGTTTCATATCCAGAAATGTGAGCTTTCATTCCTCACTCCTCACACTCTCTAAAAATATTTATGTTTACTTTCTCTCACCAAATTATAGTCTAGCGCTTTCGAGAAAGTCGTTTTGCAAGTGAGGCACTTGTAATTCTAGAAGTGTGGTATTGTAAATTTACCAAGAAAGTTTTGTTTTACCTTGTTTGAATAATTTATCCATTAAAGAATTATTTTGGTGTCAAACTCTAGACTAACAAGGTCCTAAGACTATACTGAAGCATGTCTTGTAAGATTGATTGGACCAATTGAATTCTATCAATCATAGAAAGAAGGTGGCCCTTCTAAGTAGCTAGCTTGGCCAATATTATCTCTGCTATGATCTTAATATGATGAGTTCTAGGCTTGCCTTTGAATATAGGAACTCCACGATAGTTAAATGTTGTATGTCCAACTATGAATGCAAACATATTTTCAATGTACCTTAGTCTATATCAGAGGATCTAACTCCACCCTAAAGCTTACACATAATTGGAATGATGTATTGTCCAAAATTCATATCATATTCTTGAAGGAGATGGTTAATGATTTGAGCATTTTTCCCAATAGCTTTGCAGAATATCATAAGGCCATCAACACACAAAAAAAGTGTAGCTAGCAATGATTGTCTTACCAACTAATATGCATGTCAACTTACTCTGATCCACTATTATAGATAActgatattttaaattaaaaaattaaaaccaaaaaatcaatttattaacaaaacaattaatattataaattattaaaataaaatattccaaAGGGTTAAATGTATTATACCCCCTACCATAGGAGCGTGTTTTGATTAATCCTCCCTTAAAAAAAATCCCGTCCCTTACAAAATGTAGATTTCATCTCTAAAGACCATATTGTTACTATTACACTAACTGTGCAAGGAAATCTTCCTACATGGCACCCAagtggattttttttatttaatttgtgacATGTCAATGTTAATTGAAATTCATATGAAAATATttcgaaaaataatatttattttagaagTTGAATGAATGATTAGGTTATAAAATGAGAAATAAAAGGAGAAACTCTCATCCCATTTCATGGGGTCTCTCATTGCATTTATAAAAATACTTCTGTTTTTAGAGGTGTATCTTCAGAAGTACTCTTTTTTATTTAACGTTGATTTGTTTCGTTGATTTGTTCTGTAGGCGTATTTACGGAACCTTTATTTTACGTTGTTTAAACGGTTTTGTAGATGCAACTACGGAACAATTcaacgttaaataaaaaaaattgtaaatacatttttgaaaacaGGACAAAAATGAAATTTCATAAAATGCTTAAAAATACTATGAGATGGATTAAGATATTTTTAGTATAAAGTAGAGATGGATGAATAATAAACAAAGGAGCAGAAGAAAGATTAATTGTCTTTTCCATAGCATCTTTCTTTCTATATTATAGATTACCTAAAAAAAATTAGAGTCAGTTTTTTAATGAGTTAAGTTTTTGGATCGATGTTTGGATTTAGAGCCGGTCTTATTTTTGCCAGGTTGTAGCGAGCCTTAACGATATTATTCAGTGTGAGACTATTCACTATACTTCTACATATTTGAGCTGATAGATAAATTTATAATTGTATATTCTAATCATGCTTTCCAAAAATTAATCAAAGTAACTTACAGTCCACTAGACCTATAATAATCCAAAGAAATAATTAatgcaatttaaaaaaaaatattatatgtattggctttaatgataaaattagtatcatttaataaaatatccttatttattataggtagtggaATAGTTGAGAAACGTAAAAGTTTATAAATAAGGGCATAGTAgtggaaaaaaaataataaatgttgcattgatATTCTAAATAGACATTCATTTTGAGATATAGAAAAAACgcaaataagacacttattatgaacAGAGGGTGTAATTAATAACCCAAAATTCAAATAGAGCATTCAAAATCTTATGGACGGTCTGACAGTAGTTAATGATGCAAATACTGAAAGTAACAAATAGAAAGAGTAAGATTTCATTTCTCTAGGTTTGGAGGTCGTGTGTATAATATATATACATCTAGGTTGCAACACTTTTTGTTAGCACTGCAGTAActaattaattcaaaaaattacAGTTGCAACATTTCTGCTATGCCACTACAACTGCAGCATTACTTACAAATAAGTAAGCAAATGTTTGCAGTAAGTATTTAGTTCAAATAACCAAAGCTTATAACTATAAGGCATAAGATATTCCAAAAATTGTAATGTCTCTTCACCAACCGCAGACCAAATCAAGACTATCCCTTGTCCCAAGCATTTTCTACAAAAAGGGTTTGGTGGCTACTCTAGTGACGAATATTTCCTTTTCTACCATGGAGCATGTGGAGCAGAGAGATGCTTCCATTTGATCTTTTAGGATCATCACGTGCACCCAACTTCCGTGTGCCCCTGTTCTCCTGTAAACCAGATAGACACCGTTAACATTTAACATCATGGGTTTTTCTATTGAAGCGACAGCATTCAGTTTCATGAAGACATATGTACTGCACAGATAACTGAtccaaaatttaattaaaaaaaaattgtctagTACCTTTGATTTCTCGGATTCGTCAAAAAGATCAAAGGTGCTCAAGTTTCTTGATAAAATGGATGAGGAAGGCATAAGTGTCCTGATTTCAACATATCACACGTAAAAACCGTAACTTGTAAGTATGGAAGGAAAAACACCACTTCAGtactcttttaaaataaaaacacaacCCCACCTTTTCGACCTAGGCGGCTTGCAGGAGTTACTGACTACTTTATCTTTCTGGGTTTCAGTAGATGAGACATCTTTGGGCAATGAAGGATCCAAAATACCATCTTTTGTTGACAGCGAAGAATCTAACAATTCCTGAAAGGTGAATTAACAAGATGAAAGAGGAAAGCAGAAACAAACTTCCGGTAAGCTTAGCATGGTAACAATAACAGTAGTTATTCTGTGAAAAGCACTAAGTAGATGGATAGAAGGATTTCACAAACTTACTTTTCATTCTTGTTATTAACAGTATATTAAAAGGTTCTTTGAACCTTTGGTTAACAACTTAGATTCTAGAAAAGATGGCAATCAATTATCAGCATCTTTGAACAACTAATTTTAAACCAACCAAGATTCCAAACAGTAAACTATTTCCATATCAGAGAGAGCCATTTCAGATCAACATAGATACACAAGGTTGGTTGAGAAATTCAACTATCTTCCTATAAGTAGACAAGATATGTATTACCTTCGCAATATATGTAGTGAGTCAGTCCATACAATCTCTCTCTGTTAACCATTGGGATGTAGTTTTCGAATTTTGTGATATATCAAGAATTCTCTAGACCAATGGATGTTATATGAAGACAAATAAAACACTTATATAGTAGGATACTCAGGTGAAAATTGAGTACAAGAGATACCCAATCACCTCCGAGTACAAGGTACAAATAAAAAACCAAAGGCCTAAACTCTCAAGCAAAAGAATAGAAccataaatataaaaacaagtGGCACACTAGAAAAATTAAGGGACAGAGGAAAATCTAACATGATAAGCAAGTGATAGGATTGCCAACCCGCTCTAGGGAAGTTGCAAGGAGATCTTGAGAAGTTACCCAAAAACCACTTTCAAGTGATTGACTTAACCAGATACTCCAATTAATCTGAATTAACTAACTAATCAGAGAAGATAGCATCATTCCGCAACTTCCAGATCAATCCAATAACTGTGACAAACTAAAGCTAAGCATTGTCTTAGGTTGGGGTGACATAAGAAAGAGCAAAAGATTGAGAGTAAAGAAGGCAAGTGTAGTGGCAAAGCAAACTCCCATCCCTACCGGATGACCACCGACGAGTCAGATTTAAAAACAAGTGTAGCATGATCCATTCTCAGCTTTCTCCAAGTCGGAGATTTATGGTTTGGGGTTGTTTGATTTCTAGCCAAGAGGATTCGGTCCATAAGTCCTTGATACATAATACAGGTTTTTAGAATCATAAGACCAACAGTCACATGCGATAGTGATAGTGACCCCTCTAATCATAGTCAAAAGCTCCTCCACCAACTTGGTCTCCCaaacaaacaattttttttctccCAAGATAGAATCCATTCTCAACTTTCCCTTCCCAATGACCCATAGTCGCGAGTTAAAGTTAAGTAAAAGGTAAAGATGGGCTAGAGCTTTTCCAATGGCATAAAATTTTAGAACAGTTGTTGATTTACATACATAAACACATTAACTTCTTATTTGAATTTCctcaaatataaattataaagatGCAACAAACAGTATGGTATATATTAGCAAATGGAAAGTTTACTCACACTCGGTATCTTGCTCTTAGCTTCAACTACCAAATCCTTATGATCCTCTGGTTTTGATGAGGAGGCCAAAACATCCCTAATGTATTTACACCAAGCAGGAAATAAGGAACGCAGCCTAAAGTACTAAAAACTAAGAAAAACAAAGCATGAATCACGCTTAAGAAGTATTACTCACAAGACTAAACTATTTGAATTTTCCATATGCAACTGTCTGCCAGGACCAGTCATGGGCTCAGATGATGTCTGTGCGTGAAATGTTTCCTGTAATGAAGGGATGACCAAATAATGAACATATAAAATTAACAATCTGAattgttcaaaaaaaatattaacagtcTGAAGCTTTTTGAAGAAGAAACTAGTGGATGAACGTAATCATGCCGCTTCACATGTTAGATTGAATGCCTTATCTAGTAtaacagtttttgttttaatttattaacaAGCTACTAAACCCAAAGACCAGCAATAACTATATGTACAACGAGAGTAAGAGTTAAGGAAACAGGTGAGCCAATTAATAGGTTCATGCTAACTTAACTTACCAAAAGTTAattgttgaatttattttatgtcaaTCAAACTTCCTCAACTAAATAAATGGACGCTTACTCTCAAACTTAGTTTCTTACTCAGTACTAACTCACAAAGAATTGAATTCAACTACAATTTATCCTTCAAAGAACAAAGTAATATGTTAAAGCACGTGGAAAGTCAACTCACAGCGTCAACCTCCAAAGAATTATCAAGCCCAGGCTTCGATGAAGAGATTGAGACTTCCCTACATTATTATTTCAAGCGGGAAAGTAAGCAACAGACGTATTTGTTCAAAGCcaagaaaattaaataataataataaaaataataataataataataataataataataacaataataaaataatattaataataataataacacacaGAAGATTATTAGTTACAAGACTAACCTATCTGGTATTTCAGAGTCTAACTTCGTACAAGTAGAATCAAGCATACGTTCTTCACTCAACGGGTCAATTATTGGCTTAGATGGTGACTTTGCATTTAACATTTCCTGAAAAGAATAGAAAATCAAATACCTAACACATATATAATGAAATGTTCTGCTCACAATTTATCCTTCAAAGAACAAAGTAATGTGTTAAAGCAATGGAAAGTCAACTCACAGTGTCAACCTCCAAAGAATTATCATGCCCATGCTTTGATGAAGAGACTGAGATTTCCCTGCATTATTATTTCAAGCTGGAAGTAAGCAACAGACATATTTTCGAAgccaagaaaaataaataataataataataataacatgcaAAAGATCATTATTTACAAGACTAACCTATCTGGTATTTCAGAGTCTAATTTCGTACAGGTAGAACCAATATGTTCTTCACCCAACTGGTCAATTCTCGACTTAGACGGTGACTCTGAATTTAACGTTTCCTGAAAAGAATGGAAAATCAAATACCTAACACATATATATAATGAAATGTTCTGCTAACTATTTATCCTTCACAGAACAAAGTGAAAGTAATATGTTAAAGCAAATGGAAAGTCAACTCACAGCGTCAACCTCCAAAGAATTATCATGCCCAGGCTTTGATAAAGAGACCGAGACTTCCCTACATTATTATTTCAAGCAGGAAGAAAGCAACAGCCATATTTGTTCAAatccaagaaaaataaataataataataataataacatggaGAAGATTATTAGTTACAAGACTAACCTATCTGGTATTTCAGAGTCTAACTTCGTACAGGTAGAACCAAGCATGTGTTCTTCACCCAACTGGTCAATTCTAGGCTTAGATGGTGACTCTGCATTTAGTGTTTCCTGAAAAGAATGGAAAATCAAATACCTAACACACATATATATAATGAAATGTTCTGCTCACTATTTATCCTTCACAGAACAAAGTGAAAGTAATATGTTAAAGCAAATGGAAAGTCAACTCACAGCGTCAACCTCCAAAGAATTACCATGCCCAGGCTTTGATGAAGAGACTGAGACTTCCCTATATTATTATTTCAAGCAGGAAGAAAGCAACAGACATATTTGTTCAAAgccaagaaaaataaataataataataataataacatggaGAAGATTATTAGTTACAAGACAAACCTATCTGGTATTTCAGAGTCTAACTTCGTACAGGTAGAACCAAGCATATGTTCTTCACCCAACTGGTCAATTCTAGACTTAGATGGTgactctgcatttaatgtttcctGAAAAGAATGGAAAATCAAATACCTAACACATATATATAATGAAATGTTCTGTTCACATACACTTAAAGGAAAAACTAGTTGGTAAGTCATTTCTCATGAAAGAACAGAAAAACAAGATTATGGCAGTTCAGACATTAGATGGGATGCCTCAACTAGcataatagtttttatttatcTATTGAAGACAAATTTTATATGCAATCATGACATTAAACTTTGAAACCCAGCAATATCTATATGTCAAAGGAAAATAGGAATTCGAGAAACCGGTTAGCTATTAATATTTATCAGGTTAAAGTCAACTCAGAAGGCAACCACTTTAATTAACTTTCATGATATAAAACTGCAAATTAAATGCACACCTACCCTCAAGCTTAGCTTATAATTGAACTGACAAGATCGGAACTTGATTAAAGTCCAATTTCTCCTTTAATGAAGTAATAAAGAAAGTTTAAGCAGATTGATATGGAAAGTCCACTTACATTAGGTACGGTCCTCACAGCATTAACTTCAAAAGCCTCATGAATTCCTGAGTTTGATAATGATTCTGAGACTTCCCTGAATTATCACACCAAACAGGAATTAAGGAACAAGCAAAACATACCAAAGTCCAAATAAAAAAAGAGCAGGGATCACGTGTGGGAGACCATTAGTCACAAAACTAACCTATCTGATTTTTCAGGTTCTAACACCGTGCAGCTAGAACCAAGCATATGCTCTTCTTTAGACGGCTCAGGTGATGACTCTGAATGAAatatttcctggaagaaatgGACAAGCAAATAATATGTAAATCGGATACTGCATTTTGAAGAATAATCATGTCAACTCATATTAGATGGGATGCCTTAACTAGTATAACAGTTTTACTAACCTATTGAGGCCAAAATTCACATGCTATCAAGAAATTAAATCCCATAACCCAGCAATAACTAATTGCCACAAGTTCAGAACCCAATCATAGAACATTCTCTCCTTAATGGAATAAGTACAAGCAGAATGGTTCGATTATTAGCACATCGAAAGTCAACTTACGCTAGATATCTTGCACATAGCATCTACTTCCAAATCGTTATGACACACAGGCATTGACCATGAAACAGAGACTTCCCTGTATTATCACACCAAGCAAGAATTGAGGAACACAAGCATAATGGTCcaaaccaaaaattaaaaaaacagcaGGAATCACAAGTGGAAGAACACTAGTCATAAGACTAACCTATCTGATTTTTCAGAATCTAACAGTGTGTGGGAAGAAACAATAGGCTCTTCATTGGACACATTAAGTATAGGCTCAGAAAAAACAGTAGGCTCTTCATTGGACACATTAAGTATAGGCTCAGAAGAAGGTTGCGCATGAAATGTATCCTGAAAAGAATGGATGACCACATAAACTCccatatattttgaaaaaaaactttaGGTCGAACGATTTTGCATGAAATACGCAAAAATGTACATTTATATCGGCTCACTCTAAAGCTCGGTTTAATCAGCCGAAGTCAATTTAGGCACAGTCTCTCGTacaattaactaaaaataaaagtttagggtttagggtttagggtttaggtcaAGAAAATTGATCCATTTAACAACGTATGGAGAGTCAAATCACACTATGTACCTTGCTCTCGTCATCAGCCTCCAAAGCATTATGATGCCCCGACTTTGACGAGGAGACTGAAACTTTCCTATATTATTGCACCAAGCAGAAATTAAGGAACAGTCATATTTCGttcaaagcaaaaaaaattaaagaatcaCATGGGAAATATGATTACTCACAAGACTAACCTTTCTGATTTTTTAGAATCAAACATTGTACTAGTAGTACCCAGTATATGCTCTTCATCTGATAGGTCGATTCTAGGCTCAGATGGTGACTCTGCCTCAAAGGTTTCCTGAAAAGAATGGCCaagaaaataacaataatattagAATTTGAAGGCTGTCTACATTTGGACAAATCAAGAAGACTGTCTACATTATGACAAATCAAGTAGTGGGTGAACATTCACTTAGTACTTCAGTACATTAAAACGAAAGCACGCAAGACAAACGGGTCAGCTCACACATTAGACCAAATGCTTCTAGTAACACAACCTTTACTTTAATCTATTTAAGAATATATTTACCTGATAACAGAATATTAAAACCAAAATCAAGCAGTAATTATAACTAAGACGAAATTAGGAGCTAGTGTACAGGTTGGCCAACTAATAAGTTTAAAGATTAATGAGCATTTAAGTTGCATTAACTGAATCCTCAATGACCTTTagacaaaaaaaaagaacaagaaaTATATGAGTACAATACTCAACCTCTTGGTCCAAATCATGCAAGTGATCAAGATCAACTAATGAACCATCTTCAATATTGGTTTTTTCATTTCCTCCTTTGCAACAAGTACAGGCAGCCCTGAAGGCATTCAGCTGCGTTTCCAACTCtagatttctttccttttcatatCCTATGCTTTCTTTGAGACTGAGTATTTCACTTTCCGCAACCTGATTATGGAAAAAAACACGTGAATATAATATGCCTATAGTTTGATCATGTATGGACATCATTGTATGAAGAACCATGAATGAGAAAAAATAAACTATCTTGAAAATAGTTATCTATGGCAAACAGCATTACCTTAATTTTGGAATTGTATTGCTTCAATACATTCCATATAACTCTTGCAAAATTCCTCATTATAATGTGATTTCTCTCGCTTCCGACATGGCTATTGCACTCTGACTTTAAAGTGACAGAACTGCTAGCATCGAATTTAGACACTGTTGAAGCATCTGTCATAAAATCATAGTCAAGATAGGAGAAAAAAACAGAACAAATAAGTTTTAACACAATTTTTAAATGTCCAAAATTACCTTTCTTTGAAGTGTTACATTCTTCAACACCCTTTTCAGGGACAGCACAGCTAGCATCGAATTTAGACACTGAAGTATCTGTCATAAAATCATAGTCAAGATAGcaggaaaaaaaaaacagaacaaATAAGTTTAACACAATTATTAAATGTCCAAAATTACCTTTCTTCGAAGTGTTGCATTCTTCAACACCCTTTTCAGAGATAGAACTGCTAGCATTGAATTTAGACACTGTTGAAGTATCTGTCATAAAATCATAGTCAAGATAGCAGGAAAAAAAATGGAACAAATaagtttaaaacaatttttaaatgtCCAAAATTACCTTTCTTCGAAGTGTTACATTCTTCAACACCCTTTTCAGGGACAGAACTGCTAGCATTGAATTTAGACACTGTTGAAGTATCTGTCATAAAATCATAGTCAAGATAGCAGGAAAAAAAACGGAACAAATaagtttaaaacaatttttaaatgtCCAAAATTACCTTTCTTCGAAGTGTTACATTCTTCAACACCCTTTTCAGGGACAGAACTGCTAGCATCGAATTTAGACACTGTTGAAGTATATGTCATAAAATCATAGTCAAGATAGCAGAAAATAAACAGAACAAATAAGTTTAACACAATTTTTAAATGTCCGATATTACCTTTCTTCGAAGTGTGACATTCTTCAACACCCTTTCCAGccttatgaagaaaaagaaagtaaGGTTAGGGATTTACCAAATGGTACATGTTAAATTATTGTCATACAAATTAATATGAAGATGGCCAATTTGTAAGGCTTAAATTTCCAAGAGTAAAACTCTACTGTCAATTATTGAATATCAACAGTCCATGCCAAAAGTTTATAACAACTAATCATGAAGACAACGCCATGCTATAAATGAATTACAATTTACTTTCAGTTAAGCGTGATGGTTTTCTCACTTTTATACATCAAGTTAAGCTTCTAAACGCACcatagtttttaatttgtcaaatttaaagAAAAGGTGTATCTCTAATTTTTCAGCAACGTTATGTTGTCAAATCCTAAATTTCTCATTTCCAAAATAAACAGATTACTTGTTTTTCTAATTACTAGGAAGACATCTTTAATTTTCAAGGTTTAAATAGAAATGTCCTTAAATCTTTCACACATACTTCTGGCAGTACACACTTGTGAATTGTCTTTTTGACACCATAAGTTTATAAGAGCTCACTACTTGCTCAAACAGCAAATAGCTTATGCTAAGAGTAATCAAATGCAAGCGAATATTACATCCATCTGCAATACAAAGAATATTAATGCTATATGGTCATATAGCTATTCATATATgaaatttttaaatgaaaaagtaTAACTATCAAACAATCTCTACTAATTCT
Encoded proteins:
- the LOC131660273 gene encoding kinesin-like protein KIN-6 isoform X3, which produces MEKISYYIAIFEIYTERGKSEKLFDLLPDGSELSMQQSTIKGQKEVLISNAEQAESLIAQAVIKRATAMTNTNSQSSRSQCIINIRDGPKKGKGVVNSKSNNAVLTIIDLAGAEREKRTGNQGTRLVESNFINNTLMVFGLCLRSLLEHQKNPKKQLQKHFQNSMLTRYLRDYLEGKKRMTLLLTAKSGEDDYLDTSHLLRQASPYMQIKYNEVEPSINMVPKKRNHQASSIIDSAKQSPSLAHLKRMKLVSEHTVQAGKGVEECHTSKKVSKFDASSSVPEKGVEECNTSKKDTSTVSKFNASSSVPEKGVEECNTSKKDTSTVSKFNASSSISEKGVEECNTSKKDTSVSKFDASCAVPEKGVEECNTSKKDASTVSKFDASSSVTLKSECNSHVGSERNHIIMRNFARVIWNVLKQYNSKIKVAESEILSLKESIGYEKERNLELETQLNAFRAACTCCKGGNEKTNIEDGSLVDLDHLHDLDQEETFEAESPSEPRIDLSDEEHILGTTSTMFDSKKSERKVSVSSSKSGHHNALEADDESKDTFHAQPSSEPILNVSNEEPTVFSEPILNVSNEEPIVSSHTLLDSEKSDREVSVSWSMPVCHNDLEVDAMCKISSEIFHSESSPEPSKEEHMLGSSCTVLEPEKSDREVSESLSNSGIHEAFEVNAVRTVPNETLNAESPSKSRIDQLGEEHMLGSTCTKLDSEIPDREVSVSSSKPGHGNSLEVDAETLNAESPSKPRIDQLGEEHMLGSTCTKLDSEIPDREVSVSLSKPGHDNSLEVDAETLNSESPSKSRIDQLGEEHIGSTCTKLDSEIPDREISVSSSKHGHDNSLEVDTEMLNAKSPSKPIIDPLSEERMLDSTCTKLDSEIPDREVSISSSKPGLDNSLEVDAETFHAQTSSEPMTGPGRQLHMENSNSLVLDVLASSSKPEDHKDLVVEAKSKIPSELLDSSLSTKDGILDPSLPKDVSSTETQKDKVVSNSCKPPRSKRTLMPSSSILSRNLSTFDLFDESEKSKENRGTRKLGARDDPKRSNGSISLLHMLHGRKGNIRH